A genomic window from Microscilla marina ATCC 23134 includes:
- a CDS encoding SAM-dependent methyltransferase — protein MTESSNLVKATQEYYDSHEADQFYYKIWGGEDIHVGIYNLNNTSIFAASKTTVGTMGQMLDITPNTHILDIGSGYGGAARQLVRKYGCKVTCLNLSQVENERNRSKNEEEKLSHLITVQEGNFEELPFNDATFDVVWSEDAILHSGNKPQVFAEVQRVLKSGGEFIFTDPMQSDDCPEGVLDNVLARVYLEALGSVKLYRALAKENNLKEKQVIEMPEQLITHYTKVLAELNRSYESIIEASNKTYIDQMKNNLEHWIEAGKNKHLNWGILHFSKV, from the coding sequence ATGACAGAAAGCAGCAATCTTGTAAAAGCCACTCAAGAATATTATGACAGTCACGAAGCCGATCAGTTTTATTATAAAATATGGGGTGGCGAAGATATTCACGTAGGTATTTACAACCTCAACAATACCTCTATTTTTGCCGCCAGTAAAACCACAGTGGGCACCATGGGGCAAATGCTGGACATCACGCCAAACACTCATATTCTGGACATAGGCTCTGGGTATGGTGGGGCTGCCCGACAACTTGTAAGAAAATATGGATGTAAGGTTACCTGTTTAAATTTAAGCCAGGTAGAAAACGAGCGAAACCGTTCCAAAAATGAAGAGGAAAAATTGTCTCATCTGATTACTGTACAAGAAGGTAATTTTGAGGAGCTGCCTTTCAATGATGCTACATTTGATGTGGTATGGTCAGAAGATGCCATTTTGCATAGTGGTAATAAACCTCAGGTATTTGCCGAAGTACAAAGGGTACTCAAGTCAGGTGGTGAGTTTATTTTTACTGACCCCATGCAAAGCGATGACTGCCCGGAAGGTGTGCTGGATAATGTATTAGCCAGGGTTTACCTAGAGGCGTTGGGTTCAGTAAAACTGTATCGGGCACTTGCCAAAGAAAATAACCTGAAAGAAAAGCAGGTAATAGAAATGCCCGAACAACTCATTACGCATTATACCAAGGTATTGGCAGAACTCAACCGGTCTTATGAGTCTATCATAGAGGCTTCAAATAAAACATACATTGACCAAATGAAAAATAATTTAGAACACTGGATTGAAGCAGGCAAAAATAAACACCTCAACTGGGGAATTCTGCATTTTAGCAAAGTGTAG
- the pruA gene encoding L-glutamate gamma-semialdehyde dehydrogenase, with the protein MSKGFFSIPYPTNEPVLSYAPGSPEKAAIKAAIAELRSQEVDVPMYIGNELVRTDVKKKLSPPHDHQHVLGHFNYGDRSHAEKAVQAALDAKANWENLAWEHRAAIFLKAADLIAGPYRAKINAATMLGQSKNAYQAEIDAACEFIDFLRFNVHYMGEIYNQQPIVPGSPNTWNRTEQRPLEGFIFAITPFNFTAIAGNLPAAPAMMGNTVVWKPSETQIYAANVIMEVFREAGLPDGVINLIYVDGPEAGDVVFNHADFAGLHFTGSTGVFQHLWKTIGENIAKYKAYPRIVGETGGKDFVVAHKSANAQEVATGLVRGAFEFQGQKCSAASRAYIPANIWEDVKKYMQADLAEIKMGGTEDFTNFINAVIDEKAFDKIAGYIDQAKQDAGVELIAGGNHDKSTGYFIEPTVLRADDPKYRTMCEEIFGPVLTIHVYDPEKFEETLKLVDETSPYALTGAIFSKDRYAAELATKRLHQAAGNFYINDKPTGAVVGQQPFGGGRASGTNDKAGAMVNLLRWVSPRTVKENLLPPTDYKYPFLQES; encoded by the coding sequence ATGTCAAAAGGATTTTTCAGTATACCCTATCCAACCAACGAGCCAGTACTGTCTTATGCTCCCGGTTCACCCGAAAAAGCAGCAATCAAGGCTGCCATTGCAGAATTGCGCTCTCAAGAAGTTGACGTACCTATGTACATTGGCAACGAGTTGGTTCGTACCGATGTCAAAAAGAAGCTATCTCCTCCTCATGATCACCAACACGTATTGGGGCACTTTAACTATGGAGACCGTAGCCATGCAGAGAAGGCTGTTCAAGCGGCTTTGGACGCAAAGGCAAATTGGGAAAACTTAGCCTGGGAACATCGTGCGGCTATTTTTTTAAAAGCAGCTGATTTGATTGCAGGTCCTTACCGTGCCAAGATCAATGCAGCTACTATGCTTGGACAGTCAAAGAATGCTTACCAGGCAGAAATAGATGCTGCTTGTGAGTTTATAGACTTCCTTAGGTTTAATGTACATTATATGGGCGAGATTTACAATCAACAGCCTATAGTGCCAGGTAGTCCTAACACCTGGAACCGTACTGAGCAACGTCCGCTGGAAGGGTTTATATTTGCCATTACTCCGTTTAACTTTACGGCAATTGCCGGCAACCTGCCAGCAGCTCCGGCTATGATGGGTAACACCGTAGTGTGGAAACCTTCTGAAACTCAAATTTACGCTGCCAATGTAATTATGGAAGTGTTTAGAGAAGCTGGTTTGCCTGACGGAGTGATCAACCTTATTTATGTAGACGGACCTGAAGCAGGTGATGTGGTATTTAACCACGCCGATTTTGCCGGACTACACTTTACCGGAAGTACGGGGGTTTTCCAACACTTGTGGAAAACAATTGGTGAAAATATAGCCAAATACAAAGCTTACCCCCGCATTGTGGGCGAAACAGGAGGTAAAGATTTTGTGGTAGCTCACAAATCGGCAAACGCCCAAGAGGTAGCTACTGGTTTGGTAAGAGGTGCTTTTGAGTTTCAAGGACAAAAGTGTTCGGCAGCATCACGCGCCTACATTCCTGCCAATATCTGGGAGGATGTAAAAAAATACATGCAAGCTGACCTTGCCGAGATAAAAATGGGGGGTACTGAGGACTTCACCAACTTTATCAACGCTGTGATAGATGAAAAAGCTTTTGATAAAATTGCGGGCTATATAGACCAAGCCAAACAAGATGCGGGAGTAGAGTTGATTGCAGGAGGTAACCACGACAAGTCTACGGGTTATTTTATTGAGCCTACTGTGTTGAGAGCCGATGACCCTAAATACCGTACCATGTGCGAAGAAATTTTTGGCCCTGTATTGACTATTCATGTGTATGACCCTGAGAAGTTTGAAGAAACGCTCAAGTTGGTAGACGAAACTTCACCTTATGCCCTGACTGGCGCTATCTTCTCTAAAGACCGTTATGCGGCAGAGCTTGCTACCAAACGCTTGCACCAAGCGGCAGGTAACTTCTACATTAACGACAAGCCCACAGGTGCAGTAGTAGGGCAACAACCTTTTGGGGGTGGACGTGCCTCTGGTACCAATGACAAAGCCGGAGCAATGGTTAACCTGTTGCGCTGGGTGTCGCCTCGTACTGTAAAAGAAAACTTATTGCCTCCTACAGACTACAAATACCCTTTCTTACAAGAGTCTTAG